One stretch of Tepidibacter hydrothermalis DNA includes these proteins:
- a CDS encoding ABC transporter ATP-binding protein, with product MFNGLKNKYDLSDDGYKSLKKGIMFSVFTNLSMMLPVGIGTLVLGNMLEVIFGKKNGIAISPLYYTIIGVIILVIMFVFSYYQYTITYIGTYEESSKRRIDISEHMRKLPLSFFGKRDLSDLTNTIMGDCASFEHAFSHTIPQFYGAILSTAIIMAVMFIKNWKMAIALFWVTPCAFLIIWLSRKIQKKLGTQYVNKRLLLSDTIQESLELMQEIKAYNQQTSYGKLIDTRLDESEKYQKKSELLSASLLTTAQMFLRLGFASVIVVGNSMVFNSEIDLFTYILYLLAASMIYDPLSIAMGNLSELLSMDILIDRLKKIYKVPILNGSKELKVDNFDIKFEQLTFSYDKEKPVVKNLSFTAKQGQKTALVGASGSGKSTVLKLAARFYDMEKGRILVGGKDISTIDAQHLLKYYSVVFQDVMLFDNTIMENIRIGRKDASDQEVIKAAKLANCQSFIDRLPEGYNTKIGENGGLLSGGEKQRLSIARAILKDAPIILLDEVTASLDVENETLIQEAISRVVKNKTVLIIAHRLRTIESCDKIVVMDKGKVVEEGDHEQLMDNKGIYYKLSTLQNQSESWNIKQENSISY from the coding sequence ATGTTTAATGGTTTAAAAAATAAATATGACTTGAGTGATGATGGTTATAAGTCATTGAAAAAGGGGATTATGTTTAGTGTATTTACAAATTTATCAATGATGTTACCAGTAGGTATAGGGACTTTAGTATTAGGAAATATGTTAGAGGTTATCTTTGGAAAGAAAAATGGTATTGCCATAAGTCCATTATATTATACCATCATAGGTGTAATTATATTGGTAATTATGTTTGTATTTTCTTACTATCAGTACACAATTACTTATATAGGAACATATGAAGAAAGTTCAAAGAGAAGAATTGATATTAGTGAACATATGAGAAAATTACCTCTATCTTTTTTTGGAAAAAGAGATTTATCAGATTTAACAAACACTATTATGGGTGATTGTGCTAGTTTTGAACACGCTTTTTCACATACAATTCCACAATTTTATGGAGCTATTTTATCAACAGCTATTATTATGGCTGTAATGTTCATAAAAAATTGGAAGATGGCGATTGCACTTTTTTGGGTGACACCATGTGCTTTTCTTATTATTTGGTTATCAAGAAAGATACAAAAAAAACTAGGGACTCAATATGTTAACAAAAGACTATTGTTATCAGATACAATTCAAGAATCATTAGAACTTATGCAGGAAATCAAGGCTTACAATCAACAAACTTCATATGGAAAATTGATAGATACAAGACTTGATGAATCAGAAAAATATCAAAAAAAATCTGAATTGTTATCAGCTAGTTTGTTGACAACAGCTCAAATGTTTTTAAGATTAGGATTTGCATCAGTTATTGTTGTGGGAAATTCTATGGTATTTAATAGTGAAATAGATCTATTTACTTACATATTATATCTACTTGCTGCAAGTATGATATATGATCCACTTTCAATAGCTATGGGTAATTTATCAGAGTTATTAAGCATGGATATATTAATAGACAGATTGAAAAAAATTTATAAAGTACCAATTTTAAACGGATCTAAAGAATTAAAGGTTGATAATTTTGATATTAAATTTGAGCAACTTACTTTTTCTTATGACAAAGAAAAACCAGTAGTGAAAAACTTAAGCTTTACTGCAAAGCAAGGACAAAAGACAGCTTTGGTGGGCGCTTCAGGTAGTGGTAAAAGTACAGTATTAAAACTAGCTGCAAGGTTTTATGATATGGAAAAAGGTAGAATCTTGGTAGGAGGAAAAGATATATCAACAATAGATGCACAACATTTATTAAAATATTATTCGGTTGTATTTCAAGATGTAATGCTTTTTGACAACACTATTATGGAAAATATTCGTATAGGAAGAAAAGACGCTTCTGATCAAGAGGTTATAAAAGCTGCAAAACTGGCAAATTGTCAATCTTTTATAGATAGATTACCAGAAGGGTATAATACTAAAATTGGAGAAAATGGAGGATTATTGTCTGGTGGAGAAAAACAAAGATTGTCTATTGCCAGAGCAATATTAAAAGATGCTCCTATAATATTGTTAGATGAAGTAACAGCATCTTTAGATGTAGAGAATGAAACCTTAATTCAAGAAGCTATTTCAAGAGTAGTAAAGAACAAAACTGTTTTAATTATAGCGCATAGGCTAAGAACAATTGAAAGCTGTGATAAGATTGTAGTAATGGATAAAGGAAAAGTAGTTGAAGAAGGAGATCACGAGCAATTGATGGATAATAAAGGTATATATTATAAACTATCAACTTTACAGAACCAATCAGAGAGTTGGAACATAAAACAAGAGAATTCTATTTCATATTAA
- a CDS encoding DJ-1/PfpI family protein: MKKVLLLLSDGFEAVEASVFTDVIGWNKLEGDGTTDLVTVGRKEKLKCTWNFTVIPEMHISEVNVDEFDALAIPGGFEEADFYEDAYSEDFLDIIRQFDKAEKIIASVCVGALPIGKSGVLSGRNATTYNFVNSKRQKQLSEFGVNVIFNEPIVIDKNIITSYNPSTAFNVAFKLLEMLTSKENCNNVKKLMGF; this comes from the coding sequence ATGAAAAAAGTGTTGTTACTTCTATCAGATGGTTTTGAAGCCGTAGAGGCAAGTGTTTTCACAGATGTAATAGGATGGAATAAATTGGAGGGTGATGGTACTACAGATTTAGTGACAGTTGGAAGGAAAGAAAAACTAAAGTGCACTTGGAACTTTACAGTAATTCCTGAAATGCACATAAGTGAAGTTAATGTTGATGAATTCGATGCACTTGCAATACCAGGTGGATTTGAAGAAGCAGACTTTTATGAAGATGCTTATAGTGAAGATTTTCTAGATATAATCAGACAATTTGACAAAGCTGAAAAAATAATTGCTTCTGTTTGTGTTGGTGCACTACCTATTGGAAAGAGCGGAGTACTATCTGGTAGAAATGCTACAACATATAATTTTGTGAATAGTAAAAGGCAAAAACAATTATCTGAATTTGGAGTCAATGTTATTTTTAACGAACCTATTGTTATAGATAAAAATATAATCACTTCCTACAATCCTTCAACTGCTTTTAATGTAGCTTTTAAACTTTTAGAAATGCTTACATCAAAAGAAAACTGTAATAACGTTAAAAAATTAATGGGATTCTAA
- a CDS encoding Tm-1-like ATP-binding domain-containing protein: MKTIAIAGTFDTKGDEYLYVKELIESLGLGTFTIHTGVFESTFEPDISNSEVAEAAGIDIKTLASKKDRALATEALSKGMRKLVPELYNEGKFDAIISFGGSGGTSLVTPAMRALPIGIPKVMVSTVASGNTEQYVGTSDIIMVPSVVDVSGINSISTKIFTNSVFAIAGMLKFENKKVVDKKPLVAATMFGVTTPCITAAREYLEKRGYEVLVFHATGIGGRSMESLIDGGFIEGVLDLTTTEWADEIIGGVLNAGPHRLEAASKQNIPQVVSVGALDMCNFGSFETVPEKFMGRNLYKHNPTVTLMRTNKEENEVIGTKLAEKLNLAKEKIALFIPLKGVSSIDVEGQPFYGPEEDKVLFDRLRNGVNKNIIEMVEMNCAINDVEFAEAAAQKLIDMMEK, translated from the coding sequence ATGAAGACAATCGCTATTGCAGGAACATTTGATACTAAAGGTGATGAATATTTATACGTAAAAGAATTGATTGAAAGCCTGGGTTTAGGTACTTTTACAATTCACACAGGAGTATTTGAATCAACGTTTGAACCAGATATATCAAACAGTGAAGTAGCAGAGGCTGCAGGTATAGACATAAAAACCCTAGCTTCTAAAAAAGATAGGGCATTAGCGACAGAAGCATTATCAAAAGGTATGAGAAAATTAGTACCTGAATTATATAATGAAGGTAAATTTGATGCAATCATTTCTTTTGGAGGTTCTGGAGGAACTTCATTGGTAACACCAGCTATGAGAGCATTGCCTATAGGTATTCCAAAGGTTATGGTTTCGACAGTTGCTTCAGGAAATACTGAACAATATGTAGGAACAAGTGATATCATTATGGTACCTTCTGTGGTGGATGTTTCAGGTATTAATTCAATTTCAACGAAGATTTTTACAAATTCCGTATTTGCAATTGCAGGTATGCTTAAGTTTGAGAATAAAAAGGTTGTAGATAAAAAGCCATTAGTTGCAGCAACTATGTTTGGTGTAACAACTCCATGTATAACAGCTGCAAGAGAATACCTTGAAAAAAGAGGATATGAAGTTCTTGTATTTCATGCAACAGGTATAGGCGGTCGTTCAATGGAATCACTTATTGATGGAGGATTCATTGAAGGTGTATTGGATCTTACTACCACAGAATGGGCAGATGAAATTATAGGCGGTGTTTTGAATGCAGGACCTCATCGTTTAGAGGCTGCAAGTAAACAAAATATACCACAAGTTGTATCAGTAGGTGCTCTTGATATGTGTAATTTTGGATCATTTGAGACAGTACCTGAGAAGTTTATGGGACGTAATTTATATAAACATAATCCTACAGTGACCCTTATGAGAACAAATAAAGAGGAAAATGAAGTAATTGGGACAAAATTGGCTGAAAAATTAAATCTAGCTAAAGAAAAAATAGCTTTATTTATACCACTAAAAGGAGTATCTAGCATTGATGTGGAAGGTCAACCTTTCTATGGTCCCGAAGAAGATAAAGTACTATTTGATAGATTAAGAAATGGTGTAAACAAAAATATTATAGAAATGGTAGAGATGAATTGTGCTATTAATGATGTGGAATTTGCAGAAGCCGCAGCTCAGAAATTAATAGATATGATGGAAAAATAG
- a CDS encoding GNAT family N-acetyltransferase — protein MEIVYLSDYPQYAEIVARWIFEEFVKSIRPEVTLDMVLNRIKERNKYDMPVTVIVLEGNLCLGTVSLFNNDLKNRPDLEPWLASLIVSKEFRNRGIGKILVDEIIKIAKNRGYKQLYLRTEKAVDYYKKLGWDYIEETFDDIIGQTTHIFMKNIIE, from the coding sequence ATGGAGATAGTTTACTTATCTGACTATCCTCAATATGCAGAAATAGTAGCCAGATGGATATTTGAGGAGTTTGTAAAAAGCATAAGACCTGAAGTAACATTGGATATGGTGCTTAATAGGATTAAGGAGAGAAATAAATATGATATGCCTGTAACTGTTATAGTTTTAGAGGGGAATTTGTGTTTAGGAACTGTTTCTTTATTCAATAATGATCTAAAAAATAGACCTGATTTAGAGCCATGGTTAGCTTCTCTTATTGTTAGTAAAGAATTTAGAAATAGAGGAATTGGAAAAATCCTTGTTGATGAAATAATAAAAATAGCAAAAAATAGAGGTTATAAACAATTATATTTAAGAACTGAAAAGGCTGTTGATTATTATAAGAAATTAGGTTGGGATTATATAGAAGAAACATTTGATGATATTATTGGACAAACCACTCATATTTTCATGAAAAATATAATAGAGTAA
- a CDS encoding protein adenylyltransferase SelO, whose translation MTERKEIIKTGWNLDNSYARLPKSFFTTLNPTPVRSPKLIILNNPLAKSLGLNVQELQNNDGVEVFAGNQIPEGSLPLAQAYAGHQFGHFTKLGDGRAILLGEQITPSSERFDIQLKGSGKTPYSRRGDGRASLGPMLREYIISEAMHALGIPTTRSLAVVTTGEPIIRETKQLGAILTRVAASHLRVGTFQYVSKWGSVDEFKALADYTLKRHFSNVEADENRYLSMLKEVIKGQASLVAKWQIVGFIHGVMNTDNMTISGETIDYGPCAFMDTYDPATVFSSIDIHGRYAYGNQPHIAAWNLSRFAETLLPLLHENEDQAVKLAQDAISEFTKVYHRNWVSGMRAKLGIFNEEIQDESLIKDLLSMMQKYGSDYTNTFRAITLDKLEDTVLFGSKEFAQWNEMWKVRLGRQQQSKASSQQLMKNSNPAIIPRNHRVEEALEAAVKQGDYSVMEKFLDIMSKPYAYSSEQDKYSTLPPPSTCPYRTYCGT comes from the coding sequence ATGACAGAGAGAAAGGAAATAATAAAAACAGGATGGAACTTAGACAATAGCTATGCTCGTCTTCCTAAATCGTTTTTTACTACCCTTAATCCAACGCCTGTACGTTCACCGAAGTTGATTATTCTTAATAATCCATTAGCAAAATCTCTAGGGTTGAATGTTCAGGAGTTACAAAACAATGATGGTGTAGAGGTGTTTGCTGGTAACCAGATTCCTGAAGGTTCTTTACCTCTTGCACAAGCTTATGCAGGTCATCAATTTGGGCATTTTACTAAGTTAGGAGACGGGAGGGCTATATTACTTGGTGAACAGATAACACCATCGAGTGAACGATTTGATATTCAGCTCAAGGGTTCAGGTAAAACTCCATATTCCCGTCGAGGTGATGGTAGAGCATCCCTTGGACCAATGTTACGTGAATACATCATCAGCGAGGCAATGCATGCTCTTGGGATTCCTACTACACGAAGTCTAGCAGTGGTTACAACTGGAGAACCAATAATTAGAGAAACAAAGCAATTAGGTGCAATTCTAACGCGAGTAGCTGCTAGTCATCTGCGCGTTGGAACTTTTCAATATGTTTCAAAATGGGGTTCTGTTGATGAGTTTAAAGCCCTGGCAGATTATACATTAAAAAGACATTTTTCAAACGTTGAAGCTGATGAGAATAGATATCTTTCTATGCTTAAGGAAGTAATCAAGGGTCAGGCATCACTTGTTGCTAAATGGCAAATAGTTGGGTTTATACACGGGGTTATGAATACTGACAACATGACAATTAGTGGAGAAACAATTGATTATGGACCTTGTGCTTTCATGGATACCTATGATCCAGCAACGGTATTCAGTTCCATTGATATTCATGGCCGCTATGCTTATGGCAATCAACCTCATATTGCAGCGTGGAATCTTTCTAGATTTGCTGAAACCCTATTGCCGCTGCTTCATGAAAATGAGGATCAGGCTGTAAAACTGGCTCAGGATGCTATTTCAGAATTTACTAAGGTGTACCACCGAAATTGGGTCTCAGGAATGAGAGCAAAACTAGGAATATTTAACGAAGAGATACAGGATGAATCTCTTATTAAAGACTTACTCAGTATGATGCAAAAGTATGGTTCGGACTATACCAATACTTTCCGCGCAATAACTCTTGATAAGTTGGAGGATACAGTCTTGTTTGGTAGTAAGGAATTTGCTCAGTGGAATGAGATGTGGAAGGTGAGACTAGGTAGACAGCAGCAATCAAAAGCATCCTCACAGCAATTGATGAAAAACTCAAATCCAGCGATAATTCCTAGAAACCATCGTGTAGAAGAGGCACTAGAAGCTGCTGTAAAACAAGGAGATTACAGTGTGATGGAGAAATTTCTTGATATTATGTCAAAACCATACGCATACTCTTCTGAACAGGATAAGTACTCAACACTACCTCCTCCATCAACCTGTCCTTACAGAACTTATTGTGGTACTTAA
- a CDS encoding aspartyl-phosphate phosphatase Spo0E family protein: MILWGFKDRESRESYYENFYREVEETREELNNLITEKNENLSNEEVIKLSQYLDGLILKYQRIIKKFSF; encoded by the coding sequence ATGATTTTATGGGGTTTTAAAGACAGGGAATCTAGAGAATCTTATTATGAAAATTTTTATAGGGAAGTTGAAGAAACTAGAGAAGAATTAAACAATTTAATAACAGAAAAAAATGAAAACTTATCAAATGAGGAAGTTATTAAATTAAGTCAATATTTAGATGGATTAATTCTAAAATATCAAAGAATTATAAAAAAATTTAGTTTTTAA
- a CDS encoding phosphoenolpyruvate hydrolase family protein, with translation MERGKLLENINAQIKKGNHIIGVATGTGMTAKCAKNGEADFILALNSGRFRQMGRSSLGGFLPFCNSNDMVMDFASKEIIPLIKNMPIIFGLNATDPTKNMESYIDKIKNMGFSGINNYPTVGLIDSQFREALEEDGCNYLMEVEAIRIAHKKDMFTVAFVFNEIQAEQMINVGADIICVHLGLTGGGLLGAKKVFSLEAAKVKVGKIFNKCNELKPDVIKLIYGGPVKTPIDVQYMYSNNEDLIGYIGGSSFERIPSEKSIINITKAFKISEQFDEDDLMVKMLDGVTKHYNYVEFVKEYVARNYMNDISFLDLAKVAHVSRGYLSSLFKKEVGCNFPEYLVKFRINKAVEIINKENIQLSDLALLVGYKDYAHFSKMFKKYKGCSPKKYKSKNIT, from the coding sequence ATGGAGAGAGGAAAGTTATTAGAAAATATCAATGCACAAATAAAAAAAGGAAATCATATTATTGGTGTAGCAACAGGTACCGGAATGACAGCAAAATGCGCCAAAAATGGTGAAGCCGATTTTATTCTAGCGTTAAATTCAGGTAGATTTAGACAAATGGGGAGAAGTTCATTAGGGGGTTTTTTACCATTTTGCAATAGTAATGATATGGTAATGGATTTTGCTTCAAAAGAGATAATACCCTTGATAAAAAATATGCCAATTATTTTTGGACTTAATGCAACTGACCCTACAAAAAATATGGAAAGTTACATAGACAAAATAAAAAATATGGGGTTTTCTGGTATTAATAACTATCCTACAGTTGGACTTATAGATAGTCAGTTTAGGGAAGCTCTTGAAGAAGATGGATGCAATTATTTAATGGAAGTAGAAGCAATAAGAATAGCCCATAAAAAAGATATGTTTACAGTTGCATTTGTATTTAATGAAATACAAGCAGAGCAAATGATTAATGTTGGAGCCGATATCATTTGTGTACATTTAGGTTTAACAGGAGGAGGGTTATTAGGAGCAAAAAAAGTATTTTCACTAGAAGCTGCAAAGGTTAAAGTGGGAAAGATATTTAATAAGTGTAATGAGTTAAAACCAGATGTGATCAAATTAATATATGGTGGTCCTGTAAAAACACCAATTGATGTTCAATATATGTATAGTAATAATGAAGATTTAATAGGGTATATAGGAGGATCATCATTTGAGAGAATTCCATCAGAAAAATCCATTATTAATATAACAAAAGCTTTTAAAATATCCGAACAATTTGATGAAGATGATTTAATGGTTAAGATGTTGGATGGGGTTACAAAGCACTATAATTATGTTGAGTTTGTGAAGGAATACGTTGCTCGAAATTATATGAATGATATTTCATTTTTAGATTTAGCTAAGGTAGCTCATGTATCTAGAGGGTATTTAAGTAGCTTATTTAAAAAAGAAGTAGGCTGCAATTTCCCAGAGTATTTAGTTAAATTTCGCATAAATAAAGCAGTAGAAATTATAAATAAAGAAAATATACAGTTATCAGATTTAGCATTATTAGTGGGGTATAAAGATTATGCACATTTTAGTAAAATGTTCAAAAAGTATAAAGGATGTTCTCCAAAAAAATATAAATCTAAAAATATAACATAA
- a CDS encoding phosphoenolpyruvate hydrolase family protein, which produces MNTMSRSEIIGKFKEQVKEGQTLVGVGAGTGITAKFSEAGGADMLIVYNSGRYRMAGRGSLAGLLSYGDANQIVVEMGSEVLPIVKNTPVLAGVCGTDPFRVMDIFLKQLKEQGFTGVQNFPTVGLIDGVFRQNLEETGMGYDLEVEMIKKAHELDMLTTPYVFDPDQARKMAAAGADILVAHMGLTTKGTIGAQTALTLDDCVERIEAIIKAGREVNPDIMVICHGGPIAEPEDAAYVIEKTEGIDGFFGASSIERFAAERGIKSQTEAFKAIRK; this is translated from the coding sequence ATGAATACAATGTCAAGAAGCGAAATTATAGGAAAGTTCAAAGAGCAGGTAAAAGAAGGACAAACATTAGTAGGCGTAGGAGCGGGCACAGGTATTACAGCTAAATTCAGTGAAGCTGGTGGAGCCGACATGCTTATAGTTTACAATTCTGGTAGATATAGAATGGCAGGAAGAGGTTCTCTTGCAGGTTTATTATCTTACGGAGATGCTAATCAAATTGTAGTTGAAATGGGCTCAGAAGTACTTCCAATTGTAAAAAATACTCCAGTACTTGCTGGTGTTTGTGGAACTGATCCATTCAGAGTAATGGATATTTTCCTTAAGCAGTTAAAAGAACAAGGTTTCACAGGAGTTCAGAATTTCCCTACTGTAGGCTTAATTGATGGTGTATTCAGACAGAATTTAGAAGAGACAGGTATGGGATATGATTTAGAAGTTGAAATGATAAAAAAAGCACATGAGCTAGATATGCTTACAACTCCTTATGTATTTGATCCTGATCAAGCAAGAAAAATGGCAGCAGCAGGTGCTGATATATTAGTTGCACATATGGGACTTACTACAAAAGGTACAATCGGAGCACAAACAGCACTTACACTAGATGATTGTGTAGAAAGAATTGAAGCTATAATTAAGGCAGGAAGAGAAGTTAATCCTGATATTATGGTAATTTGCCATGGCGGACCTATTGCAGAGCCAGAAGATGCTGCATACGTAATAGAAAAAACAGAAGGAATTGATGGTTTCTTCGGTGCTTCAAGCATTGAAAGATTCGCAGCGGAAAGAGGTATAAAATCACAGACAGAAGCATTTAAAGCAATAAGAAAATAG
- a CDS encoding 2'-5' RNA ligase family protein: protein MRYVIVSVLKGDAGNFNNNLRKEVFEKFKARSSKLPAHFTIKAPFESDNINDLENILDDFSKSHNSSEYKIKGYDHFDDRVIFMKVLMSDEGKTIHDKLIDNLNKINYLNFSKQDGKDKVFHVTISSKKIRNIFDKLWDYVSLIPCDFDCYFDNICIYKWVDNTWVLHKEYLLN from the coding sequence TTGAGATATGTAATTGTAAGTGTTCTAAAAGGCGATGCTGGTAATTTTAATAATAACCTAAGGAAAGAAGTTTTTGAAAAGTTTAAAGCTAGATCTTCAAAGCTTCCTGCTCATTTTACTATAAAAGCTCCTTTTGAAAGTGATAATATAAATGACCTAGAAAATATTTTAGATGATTTTTCTAAATCTCATAATTCTAGTGAATATAAAATTAAAGGGTATGATCATTTTGATGATAGAGTTATATTTATGAAAGTTTTAATGAGTGATGAAGGAAAGACTATTCATGATAAATTAATTGATAATTTAAATAAAATTAATTATTTAAATTTCTCTAAACAAGATGGTAAAGATAAAGTTTTTCATGTTACCATAAGTTCTAAAAAAATAAGAAATATATTTGATAAATTATGGGATTATGTTTCTTTAATACCTTGTGATTTTGATTGTTATTTTGATAATATTTGTATTTATAAATGGGTTGATAATACTTGGGTATTACATAAAGAGTATTTATTAAATTAA
- a CDS encoding TetR/AcrR family transcriptional regulator, translated as MDSRSSKEKILQASMDLFVRNGYKKTTTKLIAKEAGVNEVTIFRLFGKKKAIIEEIIKYKMSNMDPLTSYFKNDAKFNLSEDLCKSSVLYFNSMSKNMPLMLTLLEELGEDFERIFSKLPMRVKESYKSYFDEMYKRGAIIETDTELLALSFSTLIVGLAVTKIMTNKAIIELPTEEFIRKNAEIFARGISK; from the coding sequence ATGGACTCAAGATCATCTAAGGAAAAGATTCTTCAGGCAAGTATGGATTTGTTTGTTAGAAATGGCTACAAGAAGACAACGACAAAATTAATTGCAAAAGAAGCTGGAGTCAATGAAGTAACTATATTTAGGTTGTTTGGAAAGAAGAAAGCAATAATAGAAGAAATTATCAAATATAAGATGAGTAATATGGATCCTTTAACTAGCTATTTTAAGAATGATGCAAAATTTAACTTGAGTGAAGATCTTTGCAAGTCAAGTGTACTGTATTTCAACTCAATGTCTAAAAATATGCCTCTAATGCTTACTCTGCTAGAAGAATTGGGGGAAGATTTTGAACGTATATTCTCAAAATTACCTATGCGTGTAAAGGAATCATATAAATCATACTTTGATGAAATGTATAAACGTGGAGCAATCATTGAAACGGATACTGAACTTCTAGCATTGTCATTTAGCACTTTAATTGTAGGGTTAGCTGTAACGAAAATAATGACAAACAAAGCCATAATAGAATTACCAACTGAAGAATTTATAAGAAAGAATGCAGAAATTTTTGCAAGAGGAATATCAAAGTAA
- a CDS encoding EFR1 family ferrodoxin (N-terminal region resembles flavodoxins. C-terminal ferrodoxin region binds two 4Fe-4S clusters.): protein MKAAVIYFTGTGNTLRVGEVFKAYLENIAYNVDMIDITKHSRNLKDYDLFITGTPTQNSVSTFNMNDFIIKYISKKNNPKARFITYVTHSWGTAFGHLTLKDFISRRGFEVVGARAFIAPNNFYMFRKDEPKFEEKKFQQTLRNIYDGVWNLMKSFTDGQVQIDQRSMLKKNLWYARSIFTKYTVFSRFAKMMIKVDSDKCSKCKVCVNKCPNNNIVLSNNRIQFSNQCLACGRCLHICPKNAYLLSNKPFEQYEGIKKPIVELI from the coding sequence ATGAAAGCAGCAGTTATTTACTTTACTGGTACGGGCAATACACTAAGAGTTGGAGAAGTTTTTAAAGCTTATTTAGAAAACATTGCTTATAATGTTGACATGATTGATATTACTAAGCATAGCAGGAATCTAAAAGACTATGATCTCTTTATAACGGGTACACCAACACAAAATTCTGTATCCACTTTTAATATGAATGATTTTATCATCAAATATATATCTAAGAAGAATAATCCCAAAGCACGCTTTATTACTTATGTTACACATAGTTGGGGAACAGCATTTGGGCATTTGACTCTAAAAGATTTTATATCTAGAAGAGGTTTTGAAGTTGTAGGTGCTCGAGCATTCATTGCACCAAATAATTTCTATATGTTCAGAAAAGATGAACCAAAATTCGAAGAAAAGAAATTCCAGCAAACACTTCGAAATATTTATGATGGTGTATGGAACTTAATGAAGTCATTCACAGATGGCCAAGTGCAAATAGACCAACGATCAATGCTTAAAAAAAATCTTTGGTATGCTCGTTCAATTTTTACAAAATATACAGTGTTTAGTAGGTTTGCCAAAATGATGATTAAAGTTGACTCCGATAAATGTTCTAAATGCAAAGTTTGTGTCAATAAATGTCCAAATAATAATATAGTACTCTCTAATAATAGAATCCAATTCTCTAATCAATGTTTAGCATGTGGTCGTTGTCTGCATATTTGTCCTAAAAACGCATATTTACTATCTAATAAGCCATTTGAGCAATACGAAGGAATTAAAAAACCGATAGTTGAATTGATTTAG